One genomic segment of Methanolinea mesophila includes these proteins:
- a CDS encoding 50S ribosomal protein L10: MALYTHHLPAWKRKEVEEIKESAGKFALVGLVDMYGIPASQLQQIRRSLKGTAEIRMTRNTLIEHAFQEKGGDMAKVAEHLSGHSALIFSNVNPFRLFKMLEKTKTKMAAKPGEIAPEDIVVAKGPTSFKPGPIVGELQQAGIPAAIEAGKVKIKDTKTVVRKGEAISAKLADVLSKLDVKPMDVGLALQVAYYDGDLYQPSVLAIDEEAILAQISLAASQAFNLSVNAVIPTTETIGVIITKAASEARGLAIEADIYEKDVIDAIIGKAQRQSKALQGMVEGKY, translated from the coding sequence ATGGCGCTCTATACGCACCACCTCCCCGCCTGGAAGCGGAAGGAAGTCGAAGAGATCAAGGAAAGTGCCGGGAAATTCGCCCTGGTCGGCCTTGTCGACATGTACGGCATCCCGGCCAGTCAGCTCCAGCAGATCCGCCGCAGCCTCAAGGGCACGGCCGAGATCCGGATGACCCGGAACACCCTGATCGAGCATGCCTTCCAGGAGAAGGGAGGCGACATGGCTAAGGTCGCAGAACACCTTTCAGGCCATTCGGCCCTGATCTTCTCGAACGTGAACCCGTTCCGGCTGTTCAAGATGCTCGAGAAGACCAAGACCAAGATGGCGGCGAAGCCCGGGGAGATCGCACCCGAAGATATCGTGGTGGCGAAAGGACCGACCTCGTTCAAGCCCGGACCCATCGTGGGCGAGCTTCAGCAGGCCGGCATCCCCGCAGCCATCGAGGCCGGGAAGGTGAAGATCAAGGACACCAAGACGGTGGTCAGGAAAGGAGAGGCAATCTCCGCGAAACTTGCGGACGTGCTCTCCAAGCTGGACGTCAAGCCCATGGATGTGGGCCTCGCCCTCCAGGTCGCGTATTACGATGGTGACCTGTACCAGCCGTCGGTCCTCGCAATCGATGAAGAGGCAATCCTTGCCCAGATCTCGCTCGCCGCAAGCCAGGCGTTCAACCTGTCGGTCAACGCGGTCATCCCGACCACCGAGACCATCGGAGTGATCATCACCAAGGCGGCGTCCGAGGCAAGAGGTCTTGCAATCGAGGCGGACATCTACGAGAAAGACGTCATTGATGCGATTATTGGAAAAGCCCAGAGACAATCAAAAGCCCTCCAGGGAATGGTTGAGGGCAAATACTGA
- the rpl12p gene encoding 50S ribosomal protein P1, producing MEYIYAALLLHKAGKEIKEDNLKAVLTAAGIAVDEARVKALVAALEGVNIEDAISKAAAAPVAVAAAAPAAAAAAPAAAAAEEPEENKKEEEESGMAGLGALFG from the coding sequence ATGGAATATATCTATGCAGCCCTTCTCCTGCACAAGGCAGGAAAGGAGATCAAAGAAGACAACCTTAAGGCAGTCCTTACTGCTGCCGGTATCGCCGTAGACGAAGCCCGGGTAAAGGCACTCGTTGCCGCCCTCGAAGGCGTGAACATCGAGGACGCCATCAGCAAGGCAGCCGCAGCACCCGTTGCGGTCGCAGCAGCCGCCCCGGCAGCCGCAGCCGCAGCACCCGCTGCAGCGGCAGCCGAGGAACCCGAAGAGAACAAGAAGGAAGAGGAAGAGAGCGGCATGGCAGGGCTCGGTGCCCTGTTCGGCTGA